The following proteins come from a genomic window of Nicotiana tomentosiformis chromosome 12, ASM39032v3, whole genome shotgun sequence:
- the LOC138902868 gene encoding uncharacterized protein, giving the protein MERNLTETLEKVGQSSTKETMAGNGDDIVDLAGREVQLDAMAKEIRKLTLASIQSEPHAACDICRRGHHTHECRDSTEEVNIVGNYNFNAMGHRHPWFLWSSPRVNANVWQQNNSRPPGQGAPAYQNQQRHQFQPQQPIQPGLEDLMKIAIILSERALGTLPACTERNPKEIVNAVTLRSGQVLEDPTPIQNDVRLEKESRKQLQDDVDKKKKGQINAEKSKKGKTLRREEHDESEHMRALPFLQKLYREKLDKRFGRFLDVLKKVYVNLPFTKVLSQMPAYAKFLKEILTKKRKIEETSLVKLSENCSAILQNKLPQKKLEMEIGEISSESISLQLADQTTLIPEGIMEDVLVRVDKFVFPVDFIVVKMEEIKEVLLILGRSFLASGRAILDIH; this is encoded by the exons atggaaagaaatctcaccgagacattagaaaaggttgggcaatcctcaaccaaagaaactatggcTGGAAACGGTGACGATATTGTAGATTTGGCTGGAAGAGAG gtacaacttgatgctatggctaaggAAATACgaaagctgaccttagcctcgatacaaagtgagcctcacgCAGCTTGCGATATATGTAGAAGAGGACACCATACTCATGAGTGTCGAGACTCAACGGAGGAAGTGAATATTGTGGGAAACTAcaatttcaatgcaatgggtcataGGCACCCCTGGTTTTTATGGAGTTCACCTAGGGTTAACGCAAATGtttggcaacaaaataactctaggcccccgggacaaggagctccagcataccaaaatcagcagaggcatcaatttcagcctcaacagcccattcagcctggtctagaagatctaatgaag AttgcaataatattatctgagagggctTTAGGAACTCTCCCCGCTTGTACTGAGAGAAATCCTAAAGAAATAGTGAATGCTGTAACTTtaagaagtgggcaagtgttggaagatcccaccccgatccaaaatgatgtgagacttgaaaaagaaagtaggaAGCAACTGCAAgatgatgttgataaaaagaagaagggcCAGATAAATGCTGAGAAAAGTAAGAAGGGAAAAACTTtgagaagggaggaacatgatgagagcgagcatatgcgTGCGCTACCTTTCCTTCAAAAGCTATacagagaaaagctggacaagcggTTTGGGAGATTTCTAGATGTGCTGAAAAAGGTTTatgtaaacttaccatttacaaaagtgctctcacaaatgcctgcttatgcaaaattcttgaaggagatccttacaaagaagaggaaaatagaagaGACCTCATTGGTAAAGCTCTCAGAGAATTGCAGTGCTATAttacaaaacaaactcccacaaaa gaaattagagatggagattggagagataagttCTGAATCAATATcattgcagctggcagaccaaacgactttaATACCAGAGGGgataatggaagatgtgttagttcgtgttgataagttcgtatttcctgtggattttatagtggtgaaaatGGAGGAAATCAAGGAGGTCCTcctcatcctaggaagatcaTTCTTAGCGTCGGGTAGAGCGATATTGGATATACAttag